From Salvelinus namaycush isolate Seneca chromosome 2, SaNama_1.0, whole genome shotgun sequence, one genomic window encodes:
- the LOC120022389 gene encoding 5-hydroxytryptamine receptor 3A-like: MAFSQHLDPLHKATKQFLVPPDGGSLGGDGVARLARVCWVQSHLRVCMKCVSVPLGTVSPERVCSYQDVLDHLNLTRGNDVFTSTRPVLDHTHPTMVHLDVYLYAILAVTWNNERIWWDPSQFCGISRVSIPKEMLWIPDLSIYEMTEKDDGPHSPYLYVSHDGIVLIEDEMKVVSTCKMDVHKFPFDTQRCNITFSSAIHIVTDIQLIPFSNSSRVTQASREVMQTQGEWEFLDMTVSRGKLILDREWDQISYTITMARRPLLHVINFLLPILFFLCLDLASFLISDQRGEKLGFKVTVLLAISVLLLILNDILPSMSNRTPLIATYCIVIFAFMLLSLLETILVTHLMERDSVHQETGIDHAPAYDCDPEEVICSEQGESHLLLLILGDLRAVERTLALFASGRREGKPGYWTRVARRLNAAFFTIYLISVMLFITLMCKEWLN; this comes from the exons GTACAGTCTCACCTGAGAGTGTGTATGAAGTGTGTGTCTGTCCCTCTAGGTACGGTGTCACCTGAGAGGGTGTGTAGTTATCAGGATGTTCTGGACCACCTGAACCTGACCAGAGGAAACGATGTGTTCACCTCCACGCGGCCCGTGCTTGACCACACACACCCAACCATGGTGCACTTGGATGTCTACCTATACGCTATCCTCGccgtg accTGGAATAATGAGCGGATCTGGTGGGATCCTAGTCAGTTCTGTGGAATATCCAGGGTCTCCATTCCCAAAGAGATGTTGTGGATACCAGACCTCTCAATCTACGAGAT GACAGAGAAGGATGATGGCCCTCACAGCCCATACCTGTATGTGTCTCATGATGGGATCGTCTTAATAGAGGATGAAATGAAGGTGGTCAGCACCTGTAAGATGGATGTCCACAAGTTTCCATTTGACACACAGAGATGTAACATCACATTCAGCTCCGCCATACACATCG tgACAGATATACAGCTCATTCCTTTCTCTAACTCGTCCCGGGTCACCCAGGCTTCTCGTGAAGTCATGCAGACGCAGGGAGAGTGGGAGTTCCTGGACATGACTGTCTCCAGGGGCAAACTAATCTTAGATCGCGAGTGGGACCAGATCTCATACACT ATCACCATGGCGAGGAGGCCCCTCCTCCACGTCATCAATTTCCTGCTTCCCATCCTGTTCTTCCTGTGTCTGGACCTGGCCTCCTTCCTGATCTCAGACCAGCGGGGGGAGAAACTGGGCTTTAAGGTCACCGTGCTGCTGGCCATCTCTGTTTTGCTGCTCATCCTCAATGACATACTGCCCTCCATGTCAAACAGGACCCCTCTCATAG CGACCTACTGTATAGTGATCTTTGCCTTCATGTTGCTAAGCCTGTTGGAGACCATCTTAGTGACTCACCTGATGGAAAGAGACTCTGTACACCAAGAGACAGGTATAGACCATGCCCCCGCATATGACTGTGACCCAG AAGAG GTCATCTGTAGCGAGCAAGGAGAGTCTCACCTGCTGCTGTTGATTCTGGGGGACCTACGGGCGGTTGAGCGGACATTAGCGCTGTTCGCCAGTGGCAGGAGGGAAGGGAAACCTGGCTATTGGACCAGAGTGGCACGGCGCCTCAACGCCGCCTTCTTCACCATCTACCTCATCTCTGTCATGCTCTTCATAACCCTTATGTGTAAAGAGTGGTTAAATTAG